One window from the genome of Deinococcus apachensis DSM 19763 encodes:
- a CDS encoding tetratricopeptide repeat protein yields the protein MDALQPLLPYLFLLMRGLVLLCFIHALATRQDLYWLFILGLALFFGGIFSTVGALVYAFTVFFPWLRGSGRGAARAIGRGVEAIKPLDTRIREAQERLTESDTLANRADLAALQARAGRPEEAQTTLAPLLSGIYADDPVVLLTSAELDLTRGNAAAAEALLNRVDLRTSAATRTRALTLLAQAQDAQGKTAEADATYREAMTAATTEEPRARYAAFLLKQGRRQEAQALLDALAKTEQRATGLYRRQEREWFQMAAGLRRELR from the coding sequence GTGGACGCCCTGCAACCACTCCTGCCGTACCTGTTCCTGCTGATGCGGGGGCTGGTTCTCCTGTGCTTCATTCATGCTCTCGCCACCCGTCAGGACCTGTACTGGCTCTTCATCCTGGGGCTGGCGCTGTTCTTCGGGGGCATCTTCAGCACCGTCGGCGCGCTGGTCTACGCCTTCACGGTGTTTTTCCCCTGGTTACGGGGAAGCGGGCGCGGCGCGGCGCGGGCCATCGGGCGGGGGGTGGAGGCGATCAAGCCGCTCGACACCCGTATCCGCGAGGCGCAGGAACGGCTGACCGAGAGCGATACCCTCGCCAACCGCGCCGACCTTGCCGCCCTGCAAGCCCGGGCGGGCCGACCCGAGGAGGCCCAGACGACTCTCGCGCCGCTGCTCAGTGGCATCTATGCGGACGATCCGGTGGTCCTCCTGACCAGCGCCGAACTCGACCTCACCCGCGGAAACGCCGCCGCTGCCGAAGCTCTCCTCAACCGTGTGGACCTCCGCACCAGCGCCGCGACCCGGACCCGCGCTCTGACCTTGCTCGCCCAGGCTCAGGACGCGCAGGGCAAGACGGCGGAGGCGGACGCCACCTACCGTGAGGCCATGACGGCAGCCACGACCGAAGAACCCCGCGCCCGTTACGCGGCCTTTTTGCTGAAGCAGGGGAGGCGCCAGGAGGCCCAGGCTCTCCTAGACGCGCTGGCCAAGACCGAGCAGCGCGCCACCGGCCTCTACCGCCGTCAGGAGCGCGAGTGGTTCCAGATGGCGGCGGGGCTGCGGCGGGAGCTGAGGTGA